One Aegilops tauschii subsp. strangulata cultivar AL8/78 chromosome 7, Aet v6.0, whole genome shotgun sequence genomic window carries:
- the LOC109782785 gene encoding BTB/POZ and MATH domain-containing protein 1-like, protein MAASLIPDPVISTTSTCAPERTRGEHVFKIEGYSVCKGFGVGKFIRSATFSVGGHDWCVRYYPDGVTEAYRDYVSVYLELMNRDVEVLALCHLTLVQQATGSPAQFASPKLMAPVLLSSSIGSITWSWGYATFATRSDLEASSHWYIPDDVLLIKCELTVIKPKVAQMSMTTRNFHIQVPPSDLSDNLRSLLEEGEGSDVSFKVKDEVFTAHKIVLAMRSPVFKAELYGPMRDKFEQSITIKDMEPAVFKALLRFIYSDELPPMDDLNDDDKQEMVKHLLVATDRYGVERMKLMCERKLCKFLEANNVATTLALADQHHCSKLKDACIGFINSLDRVDDVMTSTGYQHLKRACPSVFVGMWEKAAKIRKLQ, encoded by the exons ATGGCGGCATCCCTGATCCCAGATCCCGTGATCTCGACGACCTCGACCTGCGCGCCGGAGAGGACGCGCGGCGAGCACGTGTTCAAAATTGAAGGCTACAGCGTGTgcaagggcttcggcgtcggcaaGTTCATCCGGTCGGCCACCTTCTCCGTCGGGGGCCATGACTGGTGTGTCCGCTACTACCCCGACGGTGTCACGGAGGCCTACAGAGACTACGTCTCAGTCTACCTCGAGCTCATGAACAGAGATGTGGAGGTGCTGGCGCTGTGCCATCTGACGCTGGTCCAGCAGGCTACAGGGTCGCCGGCACAATTTGCATCGCCAAAACTAATGGCGCCTGTGCTGTTGAGCAGCTCCATTGGTAGTATAACCTGGTCCTGGGGCTATGCCACGTTCGCGACGAGGAGCGACCTCGAAGCGTCTTCGCACTGGTACATCCCCGACGATGTGCTTCTCATTAAGTGTGAGCTCACTGTTATCAAGCCAAAGGTAGCACAGATGTCAATGACCACAAGGAACTTCCACATCCAAGTGCCTCCTTCGGACTTGTCGGACAATCTTAGAAGTTTgctggaggagggggagggatCGGATGTGTCTTTCAAGGTCAAAGATGAG GTTTTCACTGCCCATAAGATCGTCCTCGCAATGCGGTCGCCGGTCTTCAAGGCCGAACTCTACGGGCCAATGAGGGACAAATTTGAGCAAAGTATAACCATCAAAGATATGGAGCCTGCTGTTTTCAAAGCATTGCTTCGCTTCATCTACTCAGATGAGTTGCCTCCCATGGACGACCTCAATGATGATGACAAACAAGAAATGGTCAAGCATTTGCTCGTGGCCACGGACAGATACGGCGTGGAGAGGATGAAGTTGATGTGTGAGAGAAAACTTTGCAAGTTTCTTGAGGCCAATAATGTGGCGACCACGTTAGCTCTTGCTGACCAGCATCATTGCAGCAAGCTCAAAGATGCTTGCATTGGATTTATCAACTCTTTAGATAGAGTGGATGACGTGATGACTAGTACAGGGTATCAGCACCTGAAAAGAGCATGTCCTAGTGTCTTTGTTGGTATGTGGGAGAAAGCTGCGAAGATTCGCAAATTACAGTAG